A portion of the Paenibacillus marchantiae genome contains these proteins:
- a CDS encoding 5'-methylthioadenosine/adenosylhomocysteine nucleosidase, with protein MRETIGIIGAMDEEVELLLAGMKQLETVKQTGITYVAGEWLGKQIVVCKSGVGKVNAAVTTQILIDRFQVNRIIFTGVAGAVNPELNIGDMVISSECVQHDMDVTPLGFERGVIPYQETSAFPAEASLIALAEEACKAQGANYLIGKVLSGDQFIASKDTVKMLYTEMNGACAEMEGAAVAQVSFMNRVPFVILRAMSDKADGSAHVNFAEFTVESSQRSHRIVEHMLEHM; from the coding sequence ATGCGTGAAACGATCGGTATCATTGGTGCAATGGATGAGGAAGTAGAACTTCTCTTGGCTGGTATGAAGCAACTAGAGACTGTAAAACAAACTGGTATTACCTATGTTGCAGGTGAATGGCTGGGTAAACAGATTGTGGTCTGCAAATCAGGCGTGGGTAAAGTGAATGCGGCTGTGACGACACAGATTTTGATTGATCGTTTTCAGGTTAATCGTATTATTTTCACAGGTGTTGCGGGTGCAGTTAATCCAGAGTTGAATATTGGAGATATGGTCATCTCTTCCGAATGTGTACAGCATGATATGGATGTGACCCCACTTGGATTTGAGCGCGGGGTTATTCCTTACCAGGAGACGTCCGCCTTCCCAGCGGAAGCATCACTTATCGCATTAGCTGAAGAAGCCTGCAAAGCGCAGGGAGCGAACTATCTGATCGGTAAAGTGCTGTCAGGAGATCAGTTCATTGCAAGCAAGGATACGGTGAAAATGCTGTATACCGAAATGAATGGGGCATGTGCGGAGATGGAGGGAGCTGCCGTAGCGCAAGTGAGCTTCATGAACCGCGTTCCGTTCGTTATACTTCGCGCAATGTCTGACAAAGCAGATGGATCAGCACATGTGAACTTTGCCGAGTTTACTGTGGAGTCTTCCCAGCGCTCTCACCGTATTGTTGAACATATGCTGGAACATATGTAA
- a CDS encoding type 1 glutamine amidotransferase domain-containing protein translates to MMRLTGKKVIALVDEEFEDLELWYPVHRVREEGAEVHLAGEKKGKTYIGKYGVPAQAEYSFDELDSSNYDGILVPGGWAPDKLRRYPKVLELVKEMHADRKPIGQICHAGWVLISAKILDGVTVTSTPGIRDDMENAGAIWKDEAVVVDGHIISARRPPDLPPYGKAFCDALAEK, encoded by the coding sequence ATGATGAGATTAACAGGCAAAAAAGTCATCGCCCTGGTCGATGAAGAATTCGAAGATCTGGAACTGTGGTATCCGGTACATCGTGTTCGTGAAGAAGGCGCTGAGGTGCATCTCGCCGGAGAGAAAAAAGGCAAAACCTACATTGGTAAATATGGTGTTCCCGCGCAGGCGGAATACAGTTTTGATGAATTGGATAGTTCAAACTATGATGGTATCCTTGTACCCGGGGGCTGGGCACCGGACAAGCTTCGTCGCTATCCCAAAGTACTTGAGCTCGTTAAGGAAATGCATGCGGATCGTAAGCCGATTGGACAGATCTGTCACGCAGGTTGGGTACTGATATCCGCCAAAATACTGGACGGGGTTACGGTAACTTCTACACCGGGTATCCGGGATGACATGGAAAATGCCGGAGCCATCTGGAAAGATGAAGCCGTTGTTGTGGATGGACACATCATTTCAGCTCGCCGTCCACCTGATCTTCCGCCGTATGGCAAAGCATTTTGCGATGCACTTGCTGAAAAATAA
- a CDS encoding CoA-binding protein: MEFNNPTREEIGQLLRKAGNIAVVGLSDKSDRTSYMVAEAMQSRGYRIIPVNPQVQGEILGETVYATLADVPEPVDIVNVFRRDEYCADVAREAAAIKANVLWLQLGIHSDEAVQIAAENGMTAVTNRCIKVEDSIVLRGAGRG; encoded by the coding sequence ATGGAATTTAACAATCCTACTCGTGAAGAAATTGGACAACTTTTGCGCAAGGCAGGCAACATCGCAGTCGTCGGCTTATCGGACAAATCAGATCGCACTTCCTATATGGTAGCGGAAGCCATGCAAAGCAGAGGTTATCGTATCATCCCGGTAAATCCACAGGTACAAGGTGAGATTCTCGGTGAGACGGTATATGCGACCCTCGCAGATGTCCCTGAGCCGGTAGATATCGTGAACGTATTCCGCCGCGATGAATATTGTGCAGATGTCGCTCGTGAAGCTGCTGCGATCAAAGCAAATGTATTGTGGCTTCAGCTTGGTATCCACAGCGATGAAGCCGTTCAGATTGCAGCTGAGAACGGCATGACAGCGGTAACGAATCGTTGTATCAAGGTAGAGGATTCCATCGTTCTGCGCGGTGCTGGACGCGGTTAA
- the acsA gene encoding acetate--CoA ligase, translating to MSQAHGEMLQTVVSESNLGDYTEARSRFDWESVERHFTWHASGKVNMAHEAIDRHVLEGRGGRTALLYSDATREEAYTFADLSEQSSRFGNVLRKYGIAKSDRVFIFMPRSPELYFSLLGILKVGAVAGPLFEAFMETAVKDRLEDSGAVALVTTPQLLGRIKRSELPELKHIFVVGGGPQTEEGLIDFDAEMSAASDDMEVEWLTREDGLLIHYTSGSTGKPKGVYHVQNAMIQHYYTGKVVLDLREDDVYWCTADPGWVTGTSYGIFAPWLNGVTNVIRGGRFSPKDWYSTIEKNKVSVWYSAPTAFRMLMGAGEETIAQHDLSSLRHVMSVGEPLNPEVVRWGWKAYGQRIHDTWWMTETGGQLICNYPGMPIKPGSMGRPLPGIEAAIIDDHGEELPPYSMGNLAIRTSWPSMMAKIWNNPAKYEEYFRLSGWYVSGDSAYMDEDGYFWFQGRIDDVINSSGERIGPFEVESKLVEHPAVAEAGVIGKPDVTRGEIIKAFVALREGYEPTPELKEEIYRFVKEGLSAHAAPREIEFKDKLPKTRSGKIMRRVLKAWELDLPTGDLSTIED from the coding sequence ATGAGTCAAGCACATGGTGAGATGCTGCAAACGGTTGTGTCTGAATCTAATCTGGGCGATTACACGGAGGCCCGAAGCCGGTTTGATTGGGAATCGGTCGAAAGGCACTTTACGTGGCACGCCAGCGGGAAAGTCAACATGGCGCATGAAGCGATTGATCGTCATGTGCTGGAAGGAAGAGGCGGGAGAACGGCGCTATTATACAGTGATGCTACGCGTGAAGAGGCATACACGTTTGCTGACTTGAGTGAGCAATCGAGTCGCTTCGGTAACGTTCTCCGCAAATATGGTATTGCTAAGAGTGATCGGGTATTTATTTTTATGCCTCGCAGTCCTGAGCTCTATTTCAGCCTGTTGGGCATATTGAAGGTTGGGGCTGTTGCAGGTCCTCTATTTGAGGCCTTTATGGAAACTGCGGTGAAGGACCGACTGGAGGATAGCGGAGCTGTCGCCCTGGTGACAACCCCTCAATTGCTGGGACGAATCAAACGTTCCGAATTGCCTGAACTGAAGCATATTTTTGTTGTGGGTGGCGGTCCGCAGACGGAAGAAGGACTCATCGACTTTGATGCAGAGATGTCCGCAGCTTCAGATGATATGGAAGTGGAGTGGCTGACACGCGAAGACGGACTGCTGATTCACTATACTTCCGGCTCTACAGGCAAACCGAAAGGTGTATATCATGTGCAGAATGCAATGATTCAGCATTATTACACCGGCAAGGTTGTACTCGATTTGCGCGAGGATGACGTATACTGGTGCACAGCCGATCCGGGTTGGGTAACAGGTACCTCCTATGGAATTTTTGCACCATGGTTGAATGGTGTGACCAACGTTATTCGTGGGGGACGTTTCAGTCCGAAAGACTGGTACAGCACCATTGAGAAAAACAAAGTCAGCGTATGGTACAGTGCGCCGACGGCTTTCCGCATGTTGATGGGAGCGGGCGAAGAGACCATTGCCCAGCATGATCTGAGCAGTCTCCGTCACGTCATGTCTGTGGGTGAGCCACTTAATCCCGAAGTTGTCCGTTGGGGATGGAAAGCCTATGGACAGCGAATTCATGATACCTGGTGGATGACGGAGACGGGTGGACAATTAATCTGTAACTACCCGGGCATGCCAATCAAACCAGGTTCCATGGGTCGTCCATTACCGGGAATTGAAGCAGCCATTATTGACGATCATGGAGAGGAACTGCCGCCATACAGTATGGGGAACCTGGCTATTCGTACTTCCTGGCCGTCCATGATGGCGAAGATCTGGAATAACCCGGCCAAATATGAGGAGTACTTCCGACTTTCTGGCTGGTATGTATCCGGTGATTCGGCTTATATGGACGAAGATGGCTACTTTTGGTTCCAGGGCCGGATTGATGATGTCATTAACTCTTCAGGAGAACGTATTGGCCCCTTTGAGGTGGAGAGCAAGCTCGTAGAGCACCCTGCGGTAGCAGAGGCAGGCGTTATCGGCAAACCGGATGTAACTCGCGGAGAGATCATTAAGGCCTTTGTGGCACTTCGTGAGGGGTATGAGCCGACACCGGAGCTGAAGGAAGAGATCTATCGATTTGTAAAAGAGGGCTTGTCTGCTCACGCCGCTCCGCGTGAGATTGAGTTCAAGGATAAACTGCCCAAGACCCGCTCCGGCAAGATTATGCGCCGCGTGTTGAAAGCTTGGGAGTTGGATCTGCCCACAGGCGATCTATCGACCATTGAAGACTAA
- a CDS encoding GNAT family N-acetyltransferase, with protein sequence MEHIKEHHMRSIFKSGHRIIIEGPVQAETITQLEFHSDLDAFRRPSEQQEALAEIAALPEGRIIIARENETIVGYVTFHYADDCERWSEGNMTDLIELGAIEVADSYRSLGIGREMLLTAFENGQMEKYIIFTTEYYWHWDLKGSALSVWDYRKMMEKLMQTVDMTWYATDDPEICSHPANCLMVRIGSQVPLGSEEQFDRVRFRHRFMY encoded by the coding sequence ATGGAGCATATTAAGGAGCATCATATGCGTTCCATCTTCAAGTCCGGCCACCGAATCATCATTGAGGGACCAGTTCAGGCCGAGACGATTACGCAGCTTGAATTTCATTCCGATCTGGATGCTTTCCGGCGCCCTTCGGAACAACAGGAGGCATTGGCCGAAATTGCCGCATTGCCCGAAGGTCGAATCATAATAGCGCGGGAAAATGAGACCATTGTCGGTTATGTGACTTTCCATTATGCAGATGATTGCGAGCGTTGGTCGGAAGGCAATATGACCGATCTAATTGAGCTGGGCGCCATTGAGGTTGCGGATTCCTATCGCTCCCTCGGGATTGGACGCGAAATGCTGCTCACCGCGTTTGAAAATGGACAGATGGAGAAATATATCATATTCACAACGGAATATTACTGGCATTGGGATTTGAAGGGCAGCGCCCTTTCCGTATGGGATTACCGCAAGATGATGGAAAAATTGATGCAAACCGTAGACATGACCTGGTACGCCACCGATGATCCCGAGATTTGTTCACATCCGGCAAACTGCCTCATGGTCCGAATTGGCAGCCAAGTACCCCTGGGATCGGAAGAACAGTTCGACCGGGTGCGATTCCGCCATCGGTTTATGTATTAA
- a CDS encoding rhodanese-like domain-containing protein: MTQIAEIETSELRRRLQAGEKLQMIDVREDDEVAQGMIEGAKHIPLGQIPDRLSEIQKSGEIVLICRSGYRSERACEYLQQLGYDGCTNMVGGMLQWQEED; the protein is encoded by the coding sequence ATGACACAAATTGCTGAAATTGAAACTTCTGAGCTACGCCGCCGTTTGCAGGCGGGAGAGAAGCTGCAGATGATAGACGTCCGTGAGGACGATGAAGTCGCACAAGGCATGATTGAGGGAGCGAAACACATCCCGCTTGGACAGATTCCGGACAGACTGTCCGAAATTCAAAAGTCCGGTGAGATTGTTCTGATCTGCCGCAGTGGATACCGTAGTGAGCGTGCCTGTGAGTACTTACAGCAGCTCGGATATGATGGCTGCACTAATATGGTTGGCGGCATGCTGCAATGGCAAGAGGAAGACTAA
- the aroA gene encoding 3-phosphoshikimate 1-carboxyvinyltransferase: MDVIVKPTPSLNGEIGALSSKNYTTRYLLAAALAEGTSTIHYPAHSEDSDAMRRCIRDLGAVLEEDDSKIVIQGFGSHPRDVRELNVGNAGAVLRFLMGVTALCPDVTFVNTYPDSLGKRPHDDLIDALGQLGVEVQHEQGRLPITIKGGQAKGGHIRVSGSVSSQYLSALLFVTPLLEEDSTIEVLNDLKSKVVIGQTLEVLEQAGIVIHASDDYMSFRVPGGQAYKPQTYTVQGDYPGSAAVLAAAAVTQSDVKILRLMEQSKQGERAIVDVLRMMEVPLTHENDVVHVQGNGTLKAVEFDGDAATDAVLAMVAAAVFAEGTSRFYNVENLRYKECDRITDYLNELRKAGANVEERQAEIIVHGRPEGVEGGVEINAHYDHRVIMALTVVGLRSKEPLRIRDAHHVAKSYPQYFDHLQALGASVQWVKE, translated from the coding sequence ATGGACGTTATCGTTAAACCAACCCCATCCCTGAACGGGGAAATTGGAGCTTTGTCTTCCAAGAACTACACCACACGCTACTTGCTAGCTGCTGCGCTGGCAGAAGGCACAAGTACGATCCATTACCCGGCTCATAGTGAAGATAGTGACGCTATGCGCAGATGTATTCGCGACCTTGGAGCGGTGCTTGAAGAAGATGATAGCAAAATCGTTATCCAGGGCTTCGGCAGCCATCCACGTGATGTGCGTGAATTAAATGTAGGCAATGCGGGTGCAGTGCTTCGTTTCCTGATGGGGGTAACGGCACTTTGTCCTGATGTGACGTTTGTAAATACGTACCCGGATTCTCTGGGCAAACGCCCACATGATGACCTGATCGATGCGCTTGGTCAGCTTGGTGTTGAGGTACAGCACGAACAAGGGCGCTTGCCAATCACGATCAAAGGGGGTCAGGCTAAGGGTGGACATATCCGTGTATCCGGTTCCGTCAGCTCCCAGTATTTGAGCGCGTTGCTGTTTGTAACTCCTCTTCTGGAAGAAGACAGCACAATTGAAGTATTAAACGACTTGAAATCCAAAGTGGTTATTGGCCAGACGCTGGAAGTATTGGAACAGGCGGGCATCGTCATTCATGCGAGTGATGATTACATGTCCTTCCGCGTACCTGGCGGTCAAGCCTATAAACCACAAACATATACGGTTCAAGGAGACTATCCGGGTTCAGCAGCTGTCCTCGCGGCCGCGGCTGTCACCCAATCGGATGTTAAAATTTTGCGATTGATGGAACAGAGCAAACAAGGTGAGCGTGCCATTGTAGACGTTCTGCGCATGATGGAAGTGCCGTTGACGCATGAAAACGATGTGGTACACGTGCAAGGTAACGGTACATTGAAAGCCGTGGAATTCGATGGAGATGCCGCGACAGACGCGGTTTTGGCCATGGTAGCGGCGGCAGTGTTTGCGGAAGGCACCTCACGGTTCTATAATGTAGAGAACTTACGTTACAAGGAATGTGACCGAATTACAGATTATTTGAACGAACTGCGGAAGGCAGGAGCCAACGTAGAAGAACGTCAGGCCGAGATTATCGTACATGGTCGTCCGGAAGGCGTCGAAGGCGGCGTTGAGATTAACGCTCACTACGATCATCGCGTAATTATGGCACTGACCGTTGTCGGTCTGCGTTCCAAAGAACCGCTTCGTATTCGGGATGCACACCATGTAGCCAAGTCTTATCCGCAATATTTCGATCATTTGCAGGCGCTTGGCGCCTCGGTTCAATGGGTAAAAGAGTAA
- the ytxJ gene encoding bacillithiol system redox-active protein YtxJ, with amino-acid sequence MADMTKMTSIEQLNSAVEATEDQPLLLFKHSTRCPISANAYQEMNDYLQNSPSEQVKYGIIYVVEDRPVSNEAADKLGVKHESPQAILVKKGIPVWHTSHSNITSTTITKALRES; translated from the coding sequence ATGGCTGACATGACTAAAATGACAAGTATTGAACAGCTAAACTCCGCAGTGGAGGCTACCGAGGATCAACCCTTGCTTCTGTTTAAGCATAGTACACGCTGCCCGATCAGCGCGAACGCCTATCAGGAGATGAACGATTATTTGCAAAATAGTCCAAGTGAACAAGTGAAATATGGTATCATTTATGTAGTGGAAGATCGCCCTGTGTCCAATGAAGCAGCGGACAAGCTGGGTGTTAAGCACGAATCTCCGCAGGCGATTCTAGTCAAAAAGGGAATTCCTGTATGGCATACTTCCCACTCGAATATTACTTCAACCACAATCACGAAAGCACTGCGTGAGTCCTAA
- a CDS encoding glucose PTS transporter subunit IIA has product MNWLGSLQQLGRAVMLPTMVLPAAAILLSVGSLPWDAWGLKVVGEVSTVAGHGIFYFLPYLFAVGVALGLSNQAGQAGLAALAGIVIYDQVTRNFGDGTVQPASLIGIILGALAGVTHNRFKSIKLPEILQFFGGSRFVLLIVGLCSALFSFFMLWIAPILQHALNAIATWEYSLGGFGLFIYGVLYRVLVAFGLHHLLNNVFWFQLGTYETADGNIVQGDLPRFFAGDPTAGYFMAGLFPIMMFAIPAIAFAIIQEAREDLKPKIKKTFLTSALVCFLTGVSEQIEFAFLFAAPYLFIVHAVMSGLAMWISYWLDIRHGFSYSAGIIDYILNFHLSENAWKLIPIGILYGLVYYFLFRWAIRTFKIPTPGREEGSMLEDWVGNIPYQAPLILEALGGKENIVQVEACITRLRLTVHNDRLIDTGAMKSMGSAGLIKLGGGNVQVVFGTYSELIREEIAKLLERDLQQVLFCAPVQGKMLPIEEVPDQIFAAKLVGDGVAFVPEKGELVSPVYGTIMHMYPTMHALGISTREGLEVLLHIGIDTSQLKGHFEAFVQEGDTVEPGQLLIKFDLAVLRAEAASLTTPMVITNPDRVKSWSFAPFKQVKKGQASVMSVVLYDRNVGGVE; this is encoded by the coding sequence ATGAATTGGCTCGGATCCTTGCAGCAGCTCGGACGAGCGGTAATGCTGCCTACAATGGTCCTGCCCGCCGCCGCAATTTTGCTGAGTGTTGGCAGTTTGCCCTGGGACGCCTGGGGATTGAAAGTTGTTGGTGAAGTGTCTACCGTGGCCGGACACGGTATTTTTTATTTTTTGCCGTATTTGTTCGCTGTCGGTGTAGCGCTGGGACTCTCCAACCAGGCCGGACAAGCGGGACTCGCTGCTCTGGCTGGTATTGTGATATATGATCAGGTGACTCGCAATTTCGGGGATGGCACCGTTCAACCTGCTTCCTTAATCGGAATTATTCTCGGCGCACTTGCCGGGGTGACGCATAATCGCTTCAAAAGTATTAAACTGCCCGAAATCTTACAGTTTTTCGGTGGTTCAAGGTTTGTTTTACTCATAGTTGGACTTTGCTCGGCACTGTTCTCCTTCTTTATGTTATGGATCGCACCCATTTTGCAACATGCATTGAACGCCATCGCCACCTGGGAATACAGTCTCGGCGGTTTTGGGCTGTTTATATATGGGGTCTTGTACAGGGTGCTGGTGGCCTTCGGACTGCATCATCTGCTTAACAATGTATTCTGGTTCCAACTGGGGACGTATGAAACAGCAGACGGCAATATAGTGCAAGGGGATTTGCCGCGATTTTTTGCGGGTGATCCAACAGCAGGGTATTTTATGGCCGGGTTATTCCCGATCATGATGTTTGCGATTCCAGCGATTGCCTTTGCCATTATTCAGGAGGCAAGGGAAGATCTGAAGCCGAAAATCAAAAAAACATTTCTCACTTCCGCACTCGTTTGTTTTCTGACAGGGGTATCGGAGCAGATTGAGTTTGCCTTTTTGTTTGCGGCACCTTATCTGTTCATCGTGCATGCAGTCATGTCAGGACTTGCGATGTGGATCAGTTACTGGCTTGATATACGCCATGGTTTCTCATATTCGGCTGGCATTATCGACTACATACTCAATTTCCATCTATCGGAGAATGCTTGGAAGCTCATTCCGATTGGCATACTATACGGGTTAGTCTATTATTTCCTGTTTAGGTGGGCGATTCGCACGTTCAAGATTCCAACTCCAGGACGCGAAGAGGGGTCCATGCTGGAAGATTGGGTAGGTAACATTCCTTATCAAGCTCCTCTTATTTTGGAAGCATTGGGCGGGAAAGAAAACATTGTGCAGGTAGAGGCTTGTATTACACGACTTCGTCTCACCGTGCATAATGATCGATTAATCGATACAGGTGCAATGAAGAGTATGGGGTCCGCAGGGCTTATCAAGCTGGGTGGTGGTAACGTACAAGTGGTATTTGGCACCTATTCGGAATTAATCCGGGAAGAGATTGCGAAGCTGCTCGAACGTGATCTGCAACAAGTTCTGTTCTGTGCTCCTGTGCAAGGCAAAATGCTGCCGATTGAAGAGGTACCGGATCAGATATTTGCAGCCAAGCTTGTGGGTGATGGTGTAGCCTTTGTCCCGGAAAAGGGAGAGCTGGTCTCACCCGTGTACGGAACGATTATGCACATGTATCCAACGATGCATGCCTTGGGCATCTCTACTCGGGAAGGGCTTGAGGTCCTGTTGCATATCGGTATCGACACATCCCAACTGAAAGGCCACTTTGAAGCCTTTGTTCAGGAAGGGGATACGGTGGAGCCCGGTCAGTTGTTAATCAAGTTTGACCTGGCTGTGTTGCGAGCCGAGGCGGCATCGCTGACGACACCGATGGTCATCACGAATCCCGATCGTGTCAAATCATGGAGCTTTGCTCCATTTAAGCAAGTTAAGAAAGGTCAGGCATCCGTTATGTCCGTGGTGCTCTATGACAGGAACGTTGGAGGGGTAGAATGA
- the ptsP gene encoding phosphoenolpyruvate--protein phosphotransferase, producing MKIQGINGAAGIAIGKAFVLPSWEWDLPDQKMDSVDLAQEFERLYEGIRTSKDEIEYIKNEFKEVVGPEESSIFDAHLAILEDPVFMNEIRGIIERQYKAAEVAVKEAIDHFVTMFDLLEDEYMKERAIDIKDVGNRLLKHLLGAPEITLPSDTQPYILVAKELSPSQLAHLNPSHVLGIVTLIGGKTSHSAIMARALGIPLVSGLEASLGMPVETGDMLVVDGDNGLVFTEPDRKTIERYTMIRSKQLKKKEQLQVLATVDAVTKDGSVLHLASNISSVKELDMALKHGAKGVGLFRTEFLYMDRATFPGEQEQYEVYRLVAEKTAGQSVVIRTLDIGGDKQLDYFELPEEDNPFLGYRAIRISLDRKDLFKTQLTAILRASAAGNVKIMYPMISSVEELQEANEILREAMSDLDERELPYDPHIQVGIMIEVPAAVMIADLLAEEADFFSIGTNDLVQYVLAVDRMNEQIAHMYHPYHPAVLRMLRATVDAAHTAGIDVSVCGEMAGDERSIPLWLELGISNLSMSPQSLLRVKHRVLNTTAAAAKEAAHDCFSLRTSADIEERLQVFNDSMGSPDEQSGSNAS from the coding sequence ATGAAGATACAAGGCATCAACGGCGCTGCAGGCATAGCCATCGGCAAAGCATTTGTCCTGCCCAGTTGGGAATGGGATCTGCCGGATCAGAAGATGGATTCGGTGGATCTCGCCCAAGAGTTCGAACGGCTGTACGAGGGCATACGGACATCGAAGGATGAGATTGAATATATCAAGAACGAGTTCAAGGAAGTCGTCGGTCCTGAAGAGTCCAGCATCTTTGATGCGCATCTGGCCATTCTGGAAGATCCGGTGTTCATGAACGAAATTCGTGGCATTATTGAACGGCAGTACAAAGCAGCAGAAGTAGCCGTCAAAGAGGCCATTGATCATTTTGTCACCATGTTTGATCTGCTCGAAGACGAGTATATGAAGGAGCGAGCCATCGACATCAAGGACGTGGGTAATCGTTTATTAAAGCATCTGCTGGGCGCACCGGAAATTACGCTTCCATCGGATACCCAGCCTTATATACTCGTGGCCAAAGAGCTGTCTCCCTCTCAATTAGCGCATTTGAATCCAAGCCACGTGCTGGGTATTGTGACACTTATTGGAGGCAAAACGTCACATTCGGCAATTATGGCTCGTGCCCTTGGTATTCCTCTCGTTTCCGGTCTGGAAGCGAGTCTTGGCATGCCGGTGGAGACCGGAGATATGTTGGTTGTCGATGGAGATAATGGCCTCGTATTTACGGAGCCGGATCGCAAGACGATTGAACGTTACACGATGATTCGCAGCAAACAATTGAAGAAAAAAGAGCAGTTGCAGGTACTTGCAACAGTGGATGCCGTAACCAAAGACGGTTCCGTTCTGCATCTGGCTTCTAACATCAGTTCCGTCAAGGAACTGGATATGGCACTGAAACATGGGGCGAAGGGCGTGGGGTTGTTCCGGACAGAGTTCCTATACATGGACCGTGCTACGTTCCCGGGTGAGCAGGAACAGTATGAGGTTTATCGTCTTGTCGCTGAGAAAACTGCAGGACAGTCTGTCGTTATTCGTACGCTCGACATTGGTGGTGACAAGCAGCTAGACTACTTTGAACTGCCAGAAGAAGATAATCCATTTCTCGGATATCGTGCGATTCGGATCAGTCTGGACCGCAAAGATCTGTTCAAAACACAGCTCACAGCCATTCTGCGGGCCAGTGCTGCGGGCAATGTCAAAATTATGTACCCGATGATCTCTTCGGTAGAAGAACTTCAGGAGGCCAATGAAATCCTGCGTGAAGCGATGTCTGATCTGGACGAGCGCGAATTGCCGTACGATCCACATATACAGGTGGGCATCATGATTGAGGTTCCGGCAGCGGTGATGATAGCCGATTTGCTTGCCGAAGAAGCTGATTTCTTCAGTATCGGTACGAATGATCTCGTGCAATATGTACTAGCTGTAGACCGAATGAATGAGCAGATTGCACATATGTATCATCCGTATCACCCGGCTGTATTACGCATGCTTCGCGCAACAGTCGATGCGGCTCATACGGCAGGCATTGATGTCAGTGTATGCGGGGAGATGGCAGGAGACGAACGTTCGATTCCCCTATGGCTGGAGCTCGGGATCAGCAATCTGAGCATGTCTCCACAATCCTTGCTGCGTGTGAAGCACAGAGTATTGAATACGACGGCTGCTGCTGCCAAAGAGGCTGCCCATGATTGCTTCAGCCTGCGGACAAGTGCAGACATCGAAGAGCGTCTACAGGTCTTCAATGATTCGATGGGCAGTCCAGATGAACAGAGTGGATCGAATGCATCCTAA
- the ccpA gene encoding catabolite control protein A codes for MTVTIYDVAREAGVSMATVSRVVNNNPNVKPQTRKKVYEAIDRLGYRPNAVARGLASKKTTTVGVVIPDISNSTFAEIARGIEDIANMYHYNIILCNADKKKEKEIRVINTLLEKQVDGLLFMGGTVTDEHIQAFQSAAVPIVLCATSDEKGTYPSVDIDHEAAAFDAVNTLIRHGHKEIAMISGTLQDPANGYARFQGYKKALEAAGMEYQEDLVRIGNYRYESGVEAMKYFLGLKKKPSAIFAATDEMAIGAIHSIQDEGLKVPDDFSIISVDNIRMASMVRPQLTTVAQPMYDLGAVAMRLLTKLMKKENVENPRVILPHETILRLSVSHADVV; via the coding sequence GTGACGGTAACCATTTATGATGTGGCACGTGAGGCCGGTGTCTCTATGGCAACGGTATCACGGGTTGTTAATAATAACCCTAATGTTAAGCCACAGACACGCAAAAAAGTATATGAAGCCATCGATCGGTTGGGATATCGTCCGAATGCGGTAGCCAGAGGCTTGGCGAGCAAGAAGACAACCACGGTCGGGGTCGTTATTCCGGACATTTCGAACTCAACCTTTGCAGAGATTGCCCGCGGGATTGAAGATATTGCGAATATGTATCACTACAACATTATTTTGTGTAACGCGGATAAGAAGAAAGAAAAAGAAATTCGTGTAATTAACACGTTGCTCGAGAAACAAGTGGACGGTCTGCTCTTCATGGGTGGAACTGTGACGGACGAGCATATTCAGGCGTTTCAATCAGCGGCTGTGCCGATTGTTCTCTGTGCAACAAGTGACGAGAAGGGCACGTACCCTTCTGTAGATATTGACCATGAAGCAGCGGCATTTGATGCTGTAAATACGTTGATCCGTCATGGACACAAGGAAATCGCAATGATCAGTGGTACACTGCAAGATCCTGCCAACGGTTATGCTCGTTTCCAAGGGTACAAGAAAGCGCTTGAAGCAGCAGGTATGGAATATCAGGAGGATCTCGTACGTATTGGTAACTATCGTTATGAGTCCGGTGTAGAAGCGATGAAGTATTTCCTCGGATTGAAGAAAAAACCATCGGCAATCTTCGCTGCAACAGATGAGATGGCAATTGGTGCTATTCATAGCATTCAGGATGAAGGTCTGAAAGTACCGGATGACTTCTCCATCATCAGTGTGGATAACATTCGTATGGCTTCCATGGTCCGTCCTCAGTTGACTACTGTAGCTCAACCGATGTATGACCTGGGCGCTGTAGCGATGCGTTTACTGACCAAGCTGATGAAGAAGGAAAATGTGGAGAACCCACGGGTTATTTTGCCGCATGAAACGATTCTTCGTCTGTCTGTAAGCCATGCAGACGTAGTTTAA